Proteins co-encoded in one Centroberyx gerrardi isolate f3 chromosome 18, fCenGer3.hap1.cur.20231027, whole genome shotgun sequence genomic window:
- the lyrm2 gene encoding LYR motif-containing protein 2, whose amino-acid sequence MMAISRLPPGAFSLKQFLQRQRVLGIYRNMLRAIRQVPEEGDRKYLRDWARDEFKRNKNATDQDAIRMMITQANNHLEELQKSLALAKS is encoded by the exons ATGATGGCAATTTCAAGGTTACCACCGGGAGCATTTTCCTTAAAACAG TTCCTACAGAGGCAGAGGGTTTTGGGAATTTACAGAAATATGCTGAGGGCCATTCGACAGGTAccagaggagggagacaggaagtaCCTCAGGGACTGGGCAAGGGACGAGTTCAAGAGGAATAAGAACGCCACAGACCAG GATGCCATCCGCATGATGATCACACAAGCAAACAACCATCTGGAGGAGCTTCAGAAGTCTCTCGCATTGGCCAAGAGTTAA